CGCGCGCAACCCGGAGAGCTACCGCACGCTGTTCGAGGACCCGGTGTTCTTCCCCACGGTCCTCAACACCGTGTTTTTCCTGCTGGTCGCGGTGAACCTCAAGTTCGTGCTGGCGCTTTTCCTGTCGGGCTTCTTCGTGCACGAGCGGCGCTGGATCCGCTGGCTGTCGGTGATCTTCATCATTCCCTGGGCGGTGCCGGCGATCCCGACCATCTTCTCGATCCGCTTCATGCTCAACCCGGAATGGGGCCTGGTGAACTCGCTCATCTTCCGCCTCACCGGCGCGGACGGGCCGAACTGGCTCACCAACCCGCCGCTCGCGATGACGATGGCGATGCTGGTGCACATCTGGAAAGCGCTGCCGTTCTGGACGCTGATCCTGATGGCCGGGCGGCTCGCGATCCCGAAGGAGCTCTACGAGGCCGCCAGCGTGGACGGCGCGAGCGCGTGGCAGAAATTCCGCTACGTCACGTGGCCGTCGATC
Above is a genomic segment from Terriglobales bacterium containing:
- a CDS encoding sugar ABC transporter permease, producing MSAIAIPHPQPAQRRGINTWQAWGILLLAPYVVVFFVFVLYPVSYGLWLARNPESYRTLFEDPVFFPTVLNTVFFLLVAVNLKFVLALFLSGFFVHERRWIRWLSVIFIIPWAVPAIPTIFSIRFMLNPEWGLVNSLIFRLTGADGPNWLTNPPLAMTMAMLVHIWKALPFWTLILMAGRLAIPKELYEAASVDGASAWQKFRYVTWPSIRTLYLSSTILSMIWTLGDFNSVYLLTGGGPADLTHVLAT